From a region of the Castanea sativa cultivar Marrone di Chiusa Pesio chromosome 10, ASM4071231v1 genome:
- the LOC142613549 gene encoding serine/threonine-protein kinase 52-like: MDLSNGEGFGAVMAADKSKNHEVEIALKVSNSKEEALSSNVNDVKSISSKDMFFRADMIDFKSLDIQLEKHLSRVWSKDREVKTHKEEWEIELAKLDLRNVIAHGTYGTVYRGVYDGQDVAVKLLDWGEDGIATAAETAALRASFRQEVAVWHKLDHPNVTKFIGASMGTSNLKFPLKNESGEGHNPLPSRACCVVVEYLPGGTLKKFLIRNVRKKLAFKVVIQIALDLSRGLGYLHSKKIVHRDVKTENMLLDSQRTLKIADFGVARVEAQNPKDMTGETGTLGYMAPEVLDGKPYNRKCDVYSFGICLWEIYCCDMPYPNLSFAEVSSAVVRQNLRPEIPRCCPSSLASIMRKCWDAHPEKRPDMDEVVRMLEALDTSKGGGMIPDDQVNGCFCFSTARGP; this comes from the exons ATGGATTTGAGCAACGGTGAGGGATTTGGAGCTGTCATGGCAGCTGACAAGTCCAAAAATCATGAAGTAGAAATTGCTTTGAAAGTGTCTAATTCCAAAGAGGAGGCCTTGAGCTCAAACGTGAATGATGTGAAAAGTATTAGTAGCAAGGATATGTTTTTCAGGGCTGATATGATTGACTTCAAAAGCTTGGATATACAGCTGGAAAAGCACTTGAGCCGGGTTTGGTCAAAAGACAGGGAGGTGAAGACTCACAAGGAAGAGTGGGAGATTGAATTGGCTAAATTGGATCTAAGAAATGTTATAGCTCATGGGACTTATGGGACAGTATACCGAGGTGTCTATGATGGCCAAGATGTTGCAG TGAAGCTATTGGACTGGGGAGAGGATGGTATTGCCACAGCTGCTGAAACTGCTGCTCTTAGGGCGTCGTTTCGGCAGGAAGTTGCTGTTTGGCACAAGCTTGACCATCCAAATGTTACAAAG TTTATTGGAGCTTCAATGGGAACTTCGAATCTCAAATTCCCCTTGAAGAATGAATCAGGTGAAGGTCATAATCCTCTTCCATCCAGGGCATGTTGTGTTGTTGTTGAGTACCTTCCGGGTGGGACTTTAAAGAAGTTTTTAATTAGGAATGTGAGAAAGAAACTTGCCTTTAAGGTTGTCATTCAAATTGCTTTGGATCTCTCTAGAGG GTTGGGTTATCTTCACTCAAAAAAGATTGTACATCGTGATGTCAAAACGGAAAATATGCTGCTAGATTCTCAGAGAACTTTGAAAATTGCTGATTTTGGGGTTGCTCGTGTTGAAGCCCAAAACCCAAAGGACATGACTGGAGAAACTGGTACCCTCGGGTACATGGCCCCAGAG GTCCTTGATGGTAAGCCCTACAATAGAAAATGTGATGTCTATAGTTTTGGAATATGCTTGTGGGAGATCTATTGCTGTGACATGCCTTATCCTAATCTTAGTTTTGCTGAAGTTTCATCTGCAGTTGTGCGACAG AACTTACGCCCAGAAATCCCAAGATGTTGTCCAAGTTCATTGGCGAGCATCATGCGAAAATGTTGGGATGCACACCCAGAGAAACGTCCAGACATGGATGAGGTGGTGAGAATGTTAGAAGCATTAGACACTAGCAAGGGTGGTGGCATGATTCCTGATGACCAGGTTAATGGTTGTTTCTGTTTCAGCACAGCTCGTGGCCCATAG